Genomic window (Arachis hypogaea cultivar Tifrunner chromosome 13, arahy.Tifrunner.gnm2.J5K5, whole genome shotgun sequence):
TTTCCCTTCAAATAAATATGCTTTCTACTTGGTTAAATTTCCCTTCAAAGAAAGATTCTTTTTACTGAAATTTCGATTGAGTAAGAACATCGTGTTTCGTGGGGGTGCATGCCCAAGCCCTTCAACACTATCAACCCCCTGGACACAGCCCCAAGGCCTTGAGGGTCCATCCTCATCAAATGGTCTAAGCCTTGGAAAACCATTACCCAGCAATCGGACACAGAGAGGGCAAGGAGGATCACTTTTCTGCGTCTTTGGAGTTGCTTGCTCCAAACACTCGGCATGAAACACGTGACAACAAGGAAGAACTCCGGTTGTAGGCATGTCTCCACTTCTCACAATGCGTCGGGTACTCCAAGGTGATCTATGTGATAGAAGTCTTTCACACAAGCTGCACCTTGATCTATCCAAAGGGATATGCCGGCGACCACATGTTTCGGATTCAAATAACTCAGAAACCTCAGAAAGATCCAGAGTACTGCTAGCACTACTCCATCCCTGGACATCTCTGAGTGGATTAGAAGCATCAAACTCAGAAGAACTTGCAACTGCAGGATCAAAAGCTTCCCTAGCAGGAGTAATGTCAGGAAACGAGAAAGGATAGATGGGTTTGGATATGAAGGAACAGTGTTTAGAGAAGTTCCTCTGTAACAATCGTGATTTAGTAGTTGATTCAGACTCACTACTCTCTGACTGGGCTGAGGTTGAGCCAACACTATCTGGATCTTCAGAAGTTCCCTGTATATATCTTTGCCTATTAGCCTATTTCTCAAAAGACAACAAACTGTTAAGCAGACACTCGTCAATTAAAAGAAATTACCTCGTTTTGTGTAAAAGATATCTGGGTCAGTGAAGGACCTATTGAATGCCAATGAGAAGGAAGCAGTTCAGTCAGCAAAAGACACAATCCACAAGGCAACCAGAAAGAAATATTACAAGTTCCAAAAATTGTACTCTTCAAAAGTTTAACAGCAACTAGTGAAACAGCATAAGTTCATCTGGCAGGACAAATTTATTTTGCACTAAGCGAATCCACACCAAGAAACTTTGAGTGTGAACCAAGAGACAAGCATGACATTTTTTGAAGGACGACAAACTCATATACAACATAATTTACAAGAAAAGAAAAGGCCTCTGATGATTAAATGAATCCCTAATGGAAAAATCAGGATAAAATAGATAGGTTACGACACGTGGAgacataatcaaaataaaaactgTTCACATAGAGTACAGATATATTTTTCAAACATAATTTCTTCAATATAGTAAAATTGCAAATGAAATAAGACATACAAAACATTTTAAAGTATATACCTAGATGCATAATGTATAGGGAAAAACGCTAGTTGTGTAGTGTGGCAGAACAAGTCCACCGTTAAACTTTACAGAATCACACTTAAAGTAATGTATGCATATCTACAACAAACTAATGTGGAGATTTCAGCATTACCTCTGCTAGTTGGAGTTTCATAATCATTAATGCTTATTTCCTGTATTGCTGGAGGTGTCCACTGAGGACCCTGAGAGAGGTCAGATGGACTACTAAGGAAAGCCCCGGTACCATCGGAAGCGGAATAATGAAGATCATATAGGTGGTTGCCGCTAACCCACCCCCTACTGTCTTTCCCATTTGATGACGTAGAAGAGCCATAGAGCTGAATACCATCATGCAAACCGTATGAAAGCCCTTCGGACTGGAATCTGAAATCCCACCTAGATGGAGGCGGTGAATAGCTTGTATTCGTCCGCCAGTACGGCTCATGTGGGCCCACAGACCAGTCCCTACTGGCTGCATTTGATCCATGTGGCCTTGAAGCCACACAACAAAGCGACCCCGTCTTAACTATCTTTTCAGAATATCACTATAAGCCAATGCTGAATGCTCCCAACACCAAAGCTATCCTTAGCATTCAACTCGGTAATTACATGCCAGGAACAAAAAATTTGGAAACTATGCTGCAATTTGTTATGGTGCAAGCTGCCAGCTTACCAATCATaagttaacacaaaaaaaaaaaaaaagatttcatcTTCAACATGTGTAGGAAGGCCAAAATGAAAAACCTGCATTACAGAAATGGCATTCAACACAACTGACTAGAGAAATGCATTTACAAGAAACAGCATACAAAAGTAAAGCTATTTCATCTAAACAAATTGTCATTTTAAGCCAACAACTTAATAGTTAAATAACATTAAAATTACAAACAATGAAATATACAAATAAACAATAAATCATACAGACACTGAAATCATGGAAAACAACCCTATGTAGGAACTGATAAAGAAATTAtcagtaacaaaaaaaaaaaaaccgcgtGTAAAAgagtaaattcaaataaaatcaacTACCAACAgagcaaagaaaaacaaaagcaggAAGCTTTTTTCCTTAAGAAAAAATCTTTcgaaaagaggaagaaaagaaagtagcTGAAATGTTAGCAAGAGAAGCATATGACATGGTATGGTACCTTGTGGCAGCGATTGTGTGCGGAACAGATTGGTAAGGTGAAAGAGCGAAGAAAAGACGAAACCCTAATTAAGTGGTGGAAGGGAGAAAGGGGTTCGACGGAGAAAGGAGACGGCGGTGGCGGAAGTACCAACTACTACTCCCTAAGTCTCACAGCTGGAACCCACCCACCTCTCTCTCCTACTTCTTCATCAACTTTAAAACGCACCGTTTCCACCACCAGAACCCCACTTAAACTTTATCTGACTTTGAAGCTTAAACTTTAAACCTTGATTTTAGGTGACAATGGCATTTCCCAATCTAATAATTATTCTTCGTCGCCTAGATTTCTTCCTCACACAAGTTTGTCACTTTTCAAATTTcttgtaataatttttattttatacgtaTTAGTATGAGTTTTGCTTTCTTTAAGCTTACTAAAAGGATTTAGCTCACAAATTTAAGAGTATTTTTGTTTAAGGAAAAAAACTTTTAAGGATTTAGCTAAACATATATTAAAGTTATTATTAGtggaaattttattattttaataattcatataaatatattaagaataaaattttatatttttataaaaaaaattaattgacaaACTTAACAtgtaatttaactaaatttttaatgtaatttaagTTCTTTAGCTTTAAATATGTCAATGGAAACTACAACATTAAATTCTATTTGTAAATTTCGTATTTGTAATATAATAGGTTTGACACATTTAGAATCATGGATATCTTATCCAATTATATTTGGTAACCAGTTAGGGTATGATTCAATTACAACTAATTATTAGTtggctgcaaaaaaaaaaaaaagccgtaaaaaataaataaaaaatttaaattcatgtcAAAGTAGCTAAAGAATTTAAATATGAAGTAGAGATGTGTTTTTTCTGGAAATGAAtgtttttggtatatatataggCAGGTGGACGTTGCAGAGGTGCAGGTCCAACACGCAGGTAACGTGCTGACTCAGCACACAGCCCACATGCTGAATACGTGTCCAAAATTTGAAGCAACATGCAAGCTCCGTGTTGACACGTGGCGGTCATCCATCAACACGCATGATGCGTGATTGATACATGGCAGGCAACTCGCAAGTTGCGTATTGCACACGTGGCGGACGTTTGTTGGATGATTTAGTAACATGTAGCCTGTAAGGTGAGTCTTCTGCCTATAAAAAGCAATGTTCGTAACCATTTTGTTTCATTTGGAAAGAAGTGTTTTCCTCTAGGGTCGGTACGATGGAAGGCACAGTAAATATAGTGGTTTACCACAACGGTGAAGTCGTACGAAATACGTATGAGAGTGTGAGCTTTGTGTGTGAGAATATGTTTTCGTTTGTCGTTCCATGCACTATAACGTTCACGGAACTACAGTACATGTTTTGTCAAAGCATAGAGGTTGATATTATAAAGAGGGTGACCAACATTCTCTACAGGAGTCCGGTTGTCATTTTTGGCGGCCTGATACAGTTTGAGGTTATGCCAATAGTCGACGAAACAAGTATTCAACAGATGTTTCATATTCACCAGCAAACTTAGGTGCAACACCCGAGGattgagttgtatgttgagtttgagcaTATTATTGCAGATGAGGTTCAACATGATCCAGATGTGCAAGATGACAGACTTGAGGCGTACTTGGGAATGAACGATGATAGCGATGAAGAGTTCAAAACTACGTACGAAGCTGGTGATGAGGACAAGGATGACGATGGGGGAGGTGAGGCTGTGGCGAAAACTTTAGTGGTTCCATCCGCAATTAGTCAACTGATTGACGTTCCACCCTTTATGCGTAGCTTGGATCTTGACGCCATGCATGCACCGGAGTTTCCCGAATATGAAAACACAGGTACGTGAGCAGTGGGTAATATGTTTACTTGATTTTGTTTTAGCGGATCAATGAACGACAAATTTGTTTTCTTATAGGTGTTGCTGATCCTGAGGATGGGGAGTTTAGGATCTGAATGGAATACAGTTCAAGAAAATCAGTTATTGCGGCAATTCAGAGTTACACTATCTCCAGAGGAGTTGATTACGTTGTTTATGAATCTGAGCCACAAACATTCTATGCAAAGTGCAAGACTTACGAACGTGGGTGTGACTGGCTTATCCGAGCCAGCTTGATACAAAAGAAAGCCTGTTGAGAGATTCAGAGATACAACAGGAGGCACACGTGTTCCATGGGAACGATCTCACAGGATCACTCCAAGTTAGACTCGGACACGATTGCTGAGGCTATGAAGCCATTGGTTGAATATAACCGTCAAATCTATAATTACGGAGGTACAGGCAAGATTCAACTACACTATTAGTTACCGGAAGGCTTGGCTGGCAAAGCAGAAGTCGATAGCCAAGGTTTTTGGTGGATGGGAAGAATCTTACCAAACTTTATCGTTGTGGTTCTTGGCGATGGTTCAAAAGATGCCTGGTTCAAAAGTCCAAATAGAAACACAACCACTGTATAACGGGAGTCAAGAGGTAGACGGTGTTAGGATACTTCATCGGGTATTCTGGAGTTTCAATCCATACATAAGAGCTTTCAAATATTGCAAGCCGCTGGTTCAGGTTGACGGGACCCACctatacagaaaatataaaggtTGCCTTTTGGTTGCAGTTGCATAAGAGGAGAATAAAAACATTATACCGATTGCTTTTGCCATTGTAGAGGGTTAGATTGCTGATGCCTGGCACTTTTTTCTCAGTAATTTACGAACACATGTTGTAAGAAAAGATGGCGTGGGATAATCTCTGATCGTCATGAGTCAATCCAGGCCGCAGTAAATCGTTGCGGAGGTGATTGGAAACCTCCGAGAGCATGGTGGATGTTTTGTACTCGGCACATTGGCAACAACTTCTTGAGGGAATTCAAGGTTCCGTACTTGCAAAAGCTTATGGTCAACATTGGGTATTCAAGGACAGCGGAGGAGTACAATGCCAACTACAGGAGGTTGCAAGAACGAGGCAAGATATATGTTCATTGGTGCGACAATATCGATCGTCCCCCTTGTCAAGTTCATTAATTCGGTGTTGAAGGGTGCTCGAAATCTTCCTATATTGGCGCTAGTCCGAGCACCATGTTATCGGTTGAACGAGTTGTTTACGCGGAAGGGTACCGAGGCTTATCAGTGCAAGTGTGCTGGATTTACTTTCTCTGAATTTGCCACTCAGAAAATAGAGGCAAACATGCACCGCGCAGGTAACATCATTGTGAACCGATTTGATAGTAAAATTGAGGTGTTTGAGGTGCGCGAAATGCCTAGTGAAAAAGTGTTAGTTGTTGATCTTGCACGACGGAGGTGCGACTGTGGGCATTTTCAAGTAGAGTGACTTCTATGTCGCCATGTTATTGCGTGATGCACTAACATCCAACTCTCGAGAGCTGGTAAAATCCGGTGGTCCGTAAGACTTGCTCAACATCCAGATGCCACGTCTTTGGTTGGTCAAGCTTACGGGGTAAAAAATTCCTATTAGCCTGATAAAGTTCAACCAAAAAaggaattaatttaataaataacaaTACGAATAAATTGATAACTTCttttaacagaaaataaaataaataacaattacaaaaattcaaatttcttattACTCACATCTATATTCTTTGTTAGTTTCACTAtaacatataattatatattgttggttaGCAAAATATaggtttataaaatataaaataccatattctataaataataaaaaatatatattaattttgaaaaaattaacattaattataagggttaagtatgattttggtcctcaACGTAGAGGTCGAAAATCGATTTCGTTCTCAACTTTTTTTTactacaaaatggtccccaaagtttcagtttgttttaaaatcgtcattcggACGAAAATACTCTTCTCCCTTCACCCCaaaatcaaccaccaccaccaccactagaACAGAAGTCTACACCcaaccagaaccaccaccaccaccaccaatatCATTatggtcatcatcatcttcatcagaaCTTTCTCCAAAATCAACCAGAAGTCCAAGCTGAACaagaacccaccaccaccaccaccattatcatcatgatcattatcatcatcatcatcagaaaattCAAGCAACATGCACTTTGAACAATAAttaacaaattcagcaacaacaatatttcaaattcaaatttcagcaacaacaatttttcacaacaaatttcacaaaaattccaattcacagaagaagaagctGGTGGTGGTGCGGTGCGGCAGGACGGCAGAgcggcgaagaagaagaagaagaagaataagaagaagaagaagaagaagaaggtgcggTGGTGCGACGATATGGCAGTCCCCCTTCTCTCCTCCCTCCTCCCCCTCCTCCCCCCTTTTCTCTCTCCCCACCCCTTCTGTatccctttcttttttctttttttttttatatttattttattttataatttttttaatgagatgtaatttagtaataaaaaaataaaattggtaaaaataatgattttaaaacaaattgaaattttggGGGatcattttgtagcaaaaaaaaagttgGGGACAAAATCAATTTTCGACCTCTACGTtgaggaccaaaatcatacttaaccctaactataatttatattaatatttaacaatacacaaataaataacaataaactACTAAATTAATGTTAACCAAgtaaatactaataaattaaacaaaaataacaaacttacataattaggatGTCCCAAATAATTGACCACATGATTTTCAGGAGACGTATAATTACATACCATTTTGAGTATTCTAATCTGACTCTCAACcttaaaactaattcaaaatcCTAAGTCTCAATGAGTGAAAATCCCACCCTTATCTCCCTCAATAATGGAAGGCAACCCTAACCCTCCAACTCCACCAcctctcaacaatacatgagtaATGAGCCCCACCACCCTCTTAATATAGCCGAGCGCACTACCAACCTCTCCTCCCACCATTAATGACGCTTATTTTCGGAGGGGGGCCTGCCTCCTGCATGCCCACATGGGGCAACACGCAGCTTGCGTGCTACTGCATGGTGGACACACGGCGGAGCGCCACCAACACACAGCCTGCGTACTATCTAGGTGGCGTGCACGTGGCGTAGCGATGTCAACTCGCATCTTGCGTATTTTTTGGATGAAGGCACCTTTGCTTCATGAGCTGAGTATGTATGGTTGTCTCTTGCATGGAGTAAGGTTGAGCTAAGTATGTATGGTTGCCACTTGTCTCTTGCCTCTTGCATGGATGACACGTCAGCACACATGCTGCGTGGTGAACAACACGGGATCTACGTGTTGGCTAACATTTCTGACTGCTCCACAATTCTGAAAATCACTCCAAACCCCAATATTTGAGAAAACACAATTGCTTTCTCCATTTAGAAAATAATTTCTGTTCCAAAGTCATTTTTACgattaaatttttaaagtggTCTTTGAGATTGACACCGTGCACTAAAATCATCTTTAAGATTTCAATTGCATTAATTACGTTATTCAGATTGAAAAAATTACACCATATTAGTCTCTGACCTATTTTTCGTTAATGATACACTGACGTGGAGAAACCATGAGGTGATACGTGTCACTAAAGATCTATTTATAAAAATTGCACCATTAGTGTATtcaaagatattaaaaattttgaatttataaaaaaaaaggaacaaaCTGATGAAATGACTAATTTGGTACTCGAcgttcaatttcagggactaaaataagCCATTTGATGCAAAGTAAGAGACCAATTTGTTGTATATATAATAATGACATAGTAGATAATACGTagacaaataacattgtgacacgtggcataacTCGACACGTGACAAAATAGCATTACAACTAATTAATTggctgaaaaaaatttaaattcattcCAAAAGTTACTTTTACGTTAGATGTTTGCTATGATGCCTAAAAGATATTACCTAATTATTAAAATaggttaaataattaattttaaatttaaaaaaataaaaattaaatattttaaaattactatATAAGGTAATTTAGGCAAAAGTTAGACACCAAACAAAATGCACTATAGAATTGGCCTTCATGTGTCAGAGAAGTTACAGTACTATTCACATCGCGCAAGAGAACATCGTCACTGCCACGACCTCCATTCCTCCATCGCCGTCATCGTGTTCCACCTCTAGGTTGCTTTTTATTGTTGGTCCTAACTCTAACTATCATTGTTTTGAAACATGCAAAAAGAAACATCCATAATATAGAGAAAGAAACAtctaaaacatataaaaataaaatattcaaaatatttttaggtAAAAAACATCTAAAACATCACAAAAAAACCagctaaaacttaataaaaagaaacatctaaaattataaaaaagaaccATCGAAATCTAGCctacaaaaaaaatccaaaacatcACAAAAAATATCCAAAGATCTAACACGCAAGGCTACTATGGTTACCACCACGAGGACTACTGCAGTCAGAAGGAAAAACGACACTAAGGAGGCTTGCAATGTTGTAGAATTAACGGCTGTAAGAGAGACACACAACATTGTATACAGCAGTAAGGAGGTGCACGACGCTATAGAATTGGCAATCAATGGCACgcaattttacataattaacaGCAATAAAAAAATGCACAAAATGCTACAGAATTGACTGCAACAAGGAGTTGCATGGTGTTTTTAAGTTGATGATCAGTAAAGGAACGCAAAATGGAGCATAATCAAAGCATAATTAAATGGTAAAGCAGTGTTAAATTAGCATTTTGTTAATGTAAAATCAAGACTTTGAGAAGAATTAGTTGATTTAGAGTAAACTATCATTTCTactcataaaaattgaaaacgttGACATATTTGTtcgtagaaaataaaaattaccattTATATTTATGTAAGATTAGTTTTTTACAAGTAAAATTATCCAAaccttaaataattatataaaattctcaaattatcttgatgagtcttattcttttcaattcatcgtttagagctctctctctctcacaattcctccttcccccttctctTCACTCACCATCTAACTCACTCATTCACTCACTCACTATCTACATACTGCAACACCTCTGTCAACCGTAAACTACCAATGCCGCAGCACCATCTTCTTTCCTTCTCTCGCTCTTTCTCACTCTTTCACACTCACTCACTTTTCCTCATATGCCAGAATGAAAGTACTATTCTTAACTTTAAGAAATATCATTATGACAAAGCACAAACAATGTGCTTGCCTTATGTAGtcatttaaaattgttttaacGTGCAAATTACCACACAGAATTGTGCTATTTTTCTATTATAATCCTATTCCGATGCCGACATATTTGATTCCATATAGCTTCAAGTGTGAGATCATGTTACTTGTCATGTAGCAGGGAATGCTAATCTAGTCCCGGGTTATTGTCACAATATATAATGATCATACTTTAGCCTTTACCAAAACCACTAGAGATTAATTTGCTTAAATGCTAACCTCATTCGtactacacatatatttatttttccttCACAAGCATGCTTttcttacaaaatattttttttaaataaattatatataataaagtatTTTAAGATCATCAACTCTCTTTCATATCGCATTATTTATAGAAGTATATTCTCCAGTGCACAATAATAGAAACAAGTTGAGAAATCTATAGATAATGCAAAAATATTACCCTAATTTAAGAGGGccaaacatatattaaataacacaaaatttaagtgttagtagataaactAATACTCGTTAATTTAGGGTACGGATtagtaaattctaaaaaatattattctaacaaaaatatatttaacagagaataaaaaaattaatctaaaacggtataaaattatcttattttatattaaatttttattttatattatttaattatcgttagaataattgaataattttagagataataaatatataatcgtaaatattaattacataaaattataaatagaaaattaaataaaataactttggCTATTGTGTCCCTAGTGCTACTATTATTCTAGTTATTAAATTCCTATTTGGCATGAAAGTACGTATTTTTGTTTGGTAGAAACCCAGGTGCAATCGACTTCACTTAAAGTTGATACCtaaactgtttgataatttgactaatttaactaaatttttatctaacgactttcagatatcaacttcacataaagtcgacttcacgtgagttttcatcattttgttttttttaactcGTTTGAACTTCAGTATTTTATGACCAAGTGACTCTAAGTTCAAAGTATGAGTGCAAAACACGATTCTCACTCGTACAAACATTTCTCATGAAAACAAGCatagaaatattttaattta
Coding sequences:
- the LOC112791948 gene encoding uncharacterized protein: YSEKIVKTGSLCCVASRPHGSNAASRDWSVGPHEPYWRTNTSYSPPPSRWDFRFQSEGLSYGLHDGIQLYGSSTSSNGKDSRGWVSGNHLYDLHYSASDGTGAFLSSPSDLSQGPQWTPPAIQEISINDYETPTSRGPSLTQISFTQNEGTSEDPDSVGSTSAQSESSESESTTKSRLLQRNFSKHCSFISKPIYPFSFPDITPAREAFDPAVASSSEFDASNPLRDVQGWSSASSTLDLSEVSELFESETCGRRHIPLDRSRCSLCERLLSHRSPWSTRRIVRSGDMPTTGVLPCCHVFHAECLEQATPKTQKSDPPCPLCVRLLGNGFPRLRPFDEDGPSRPWGCVQGVDSVEGLGHAPPRNTMFLLNRNFSKKNLSLKGNLTK